The following are encoded together in the Poseidonibacter lekithochrous genome:
- a CDS encoding c-type cytochrome, which translates to MKSMIIGGIILIIALMAGTYFAAGDAFIGDDYINSLTMLGAIAIITITVFVALKYINQMKNDTASGDLAEERWDGIGEYKNPVPTGWALAFIGSIIWMFWYFTVGYPINGFSQIGQWNEETIEYNQKFESKWQNPSQETLEAMGQSTYLVQCSPCHGVDAEGIEGKAQNLTKRIAKEQVVHVINNGSNSLTTAYPGGMPGGMAFGPDVDVIAEYVAGGFKGEQPAAYAVCAGCHGVDGKGMPYVAPNIREYDDALVIAVLKDGKKSNIGSMPSFDGRLNETQQKAIASYLRSLGE; encoded by the coding sequence ATGAAATCTATGATTATAGGTGGAATTATTCTTATCATCGCTTTAATGGCAGGAACTTACTTTGCGGCAGGTGATGCTTTTATCGGCGATGATTATATTAATAGCTTAACAATGCTAGGGGCAATTGCAATTATTACAATTACTGTATTTGTTGCGTTAAAGTATATTAATCAAATGAAAAATGATACTGCTAGTGGTGATTTAGCAGAAGAAAGATGGGATGGTATTGGTGAATATAAAAACCCTGTTCCAACTGGATGGGCATTAGCATTTATTGGTTCAATCATTTGGATGTTCTGGTACTTCACTGTTGGTTATCCAATTAATGGGTTCTCTCAAATTGGACAATGGAATGAAGAGACTATTGAATATAACCAAAAGTTTGAGTCAAAATGGCAAAATCCATCTCAAGAGACTTTAGAAGCAATGGGTCAATCTACATACTTAGTACAGTGTTCACCTTGTCATGGTGTTGATGCTGAAGGTATTGAAGGAAAAGCTCAAAACTTAACTAAAAGAATTGCAAAAGAACAAGTTGTTCATGTAATTAATAATGGTTCAAATAGCTTAACAACTGCATATCCAGGTGGTATGCCAGGTGGAATGGCATTTGGTCCTGATGTTGATGTAATTGCTGAATATGTAGCTGGTGGATTCAAAGGTGAACAACCTGCAGCATACGCAGTATGTGCTGGATGTCATGGTGTAGATGGTAAAGGTATGCCTTACGTTGCTCCAAACATTAGAGAATACGATGATGCTTTAGTTATTGCAGTTTTAAAAGATGGTAAAAAATCAAATATTGGTTCAATGCCTAGCTTTGATGGAAGACTTAATGAAACTCAACAGAAAGCAATAGCTTCTTACCT
- the ccoO gene encoding cytochrome-c oxidase, cbb3-type subunit II — protein MFHWFEQRPFFFAVLVFVFISFAGIIEVIPDFAKQSRPTVGTKPYSVLELAGRQVYIKESCNACHSQLVRPFKSETDRYGMYSLSGEYAYDRPFLWGSKRTGPDLWRVGNYRTTDWHENHMMDPASVVPGTVMPAYPHQFENIADLDTAYAEAYTVKTVFATPYDQDLNGDGKVDVELGEYNSAIANAKADAAAIAADMKNQAVKDAVTKGQIPEIVALIAYLNSLK, from the coding sequence ATGTTTCATTGGTTTGAACAAAGACCGTTTTTCTTTGCGGTATTAGTATTCGTATTTATTTCATTTGCAGGGATCATCGAAGTAATTCCAGATTTCGCAAAACAATCAAGACCAACAGTAGGTACAAAACCTTATTCTGTTCTTGAATTAGCTGGTAGACAAGTATATATCAAAGAATCTTGTAATGCTTGTCACTCGCAATTAGTAAGACCATTTAAATCAGAGACTGATAGATATGGTATGTATTCATTATCTGGTGAATATGCTTATGATAGACCATTTTTATGGGGATCAAAAAGAACTGGACCAGATTTATGGAGAGTTGGAAATTACAGAACTACAGATTGGCATGAGAATCATATGATGGATCCAGCTTCTGTTGTTCCAGGAACAGTAATGCCAGCTTACCCACACCAATTTGAGAATATAGCAGACTTAGATACAGCGTATGCAGAAGCATACACAGTAAAAACTGTATTTGCTACGCCATATGATCAAGATTTAAATGGTGATGGAAAAGTTGACGTTGAATTAGGTGAGTATAACTCAGCTATTGCAAATGCTAAAGCAGATGCTGCAGCAATTGCAGCTGATATGAAAAATCAAGCTGTAAAAGACGCTGTTACAAAAGGTCAAATTCCTGAAATAGTTGCATTAATTGCATATTTAAATTCTTTAAAGTAA
- a CDS encoding ORF6N domain-containing protein, which produces MNELLINENKIKNKIFTIRGLSVMLDRDLAELYEVETKVFNQAVKRNSERFPENFRFQLTDEEYQNLRSQIVTSSSDDSLRSQIVTLEHGGRRYLPYVFTEQGVSMLSAILKSKVAIEVSIKIINSFVNMRKVLSDNSYIFQRLENIETLRIKDKIEIDEKFDRIFNALEDKSLKPKQGIFYDGQMYDAYVFISDLIRTSKQSIVLIDNYCDDSVLTLLSKRNTDVKCAIYTKNISKQLLQDLEKHNSQYPDIKIKQFNSSHDRFLIIDNKDVYHIGASLKDLGKKWFAFSKLDIESFDILTRLGKVV; this is translated from the coding sequence ATGAATGAATTATTAATAAATGAAAATAAAATCAAAAATAAAATCTTTACAATAAGAGGATTATCCGTGATGCTAGATAGAGATTTAGCAGAGCTTTATGAAGTTGAAACAAAAGTATTTAATCAAGCAGTTAAAAGAAATAGTGAAAGATTTCCTGAAAACTTTAGGTTTCAATTAACAGATGAAGAGTATCAAAACTTGAGGTCACAAATTGTGACCTCAAGTTCTGATGATTCTTTAAGGTCACAAATTGTGACATTAGAACATGGAGGAAGAAGGTATTTACCTTATGTCTTCACAGAACAAGGTGTTTCTATGTTAAGTGCTATTCTAAAAAGTAAAGTAGCAATTGAAGTAAGTATCAAGATTATAAATAGTTTTGTAAACATGAGAAAAGTTCTCTCTGATAATTCATATATCTTTCAACGATTAGAAAATATAGAAACTCTAAGAATCAAAGACAAAATTGAAATAGATGAGAAATTTGACAGAATTTTTAATGCTCTTGAAGATAAATCACTAAAACCAAAACAAGGTATATTTTATGATGGTCAGATGTATGATGCTTATGTATTTATATCTGATCTTATAAGAACTTCAAAACAATCAATTGTACTCATTGATAACTATTGTGATGATAGTGTACTTACACTTTTGTCCAAAAGAAATACAGATGTAAAATGTGCAATATATACAAAAAACATATCAAAGCAATTACTCCAAGATTTAGAAAAACACAATTCACAATATCCCGATATTAAAATAAAACAATTTAATAGTTCTCATGATAGATTTTTAATTATTGATAATAAAGATGTCTATCATATAGGTGCTAGTTTAAAAGATTTGGGTAAAAAATGGTTTGCTTTTTCGAAATTGGATATTGAATCTTTTGATATCTTAACTAGGTTAGGTAAAGTTGTCTAA
- a CDS encoding DEAD/DEAH box helicase: protein MQLIIGSQVKLIDGAIEKIFPYGEVLQLLSKFKNICTDIKWNVNVPARDKCQIIENQETINIKNFKARDFQQACVDKFTRTTLTGYIFAPTGSGKTNIAAYLIAKRNIRTLFIVPKYDLVKQTKKRFQDILDIDPSMIGELSSHKKEFGAPILITTWQSLNKEATLQRVKEDKYSQIICDEMHKASADVYYDVVSSIPAMYKHGLTATPYRNNIKNEQRLYDLVGNEIASVNILDLYKHGFLVQPNIKFKNTHYKINIDQEYLRSLDFNIKLGMLKKNIDKSKKRKEFILNDIKRALELERRESNSNQSVILMNTLELGQMLKEELSADYNVLYIDANTKAKERNEIFSDLTENKITDYVLIGTSKLLGEGTDIPSIKNVFCASPAYPPFEDTARLQQIIGRAMRPFPNKNSANIIIYNDETTGWINKKKNEVLDIVINKVKPIINHSK, encoded by the coding sequence ATGCAATTAATAATAGGATCACAAGTTAAACTTATAGATGGAGCTATTGAAAAAATCTTCCCTTATGGTGAAGTGTTGCAATTGTTAAGTAAATTTAAGAATATATGTACTGATATAAAATGGAACGTAAATGTACCCGCTAGAGATAAGTGTCAGATTATAGAAAATCAAGAAACAATTAATATCAAAAACTTTAAGGCAAGAGATTTTCAACAAGCTTGTGTTGATAAATTTACAAGAACTACACTTACAGGTTATATTTTTGCTCCTACTGGCTCTGGTAAAACAAATATAGCTGCATATTTAATTGCAAAAAGAAATATAAGGACACTATTTATTGTTCCTAAATATGATTTAGTAAAACAAACCAAAAAAAGATTTCAAGATATTTTAGATATTGATCCATCAATGATAGGTGAGCTTAGCTCTCACAAGAAAGAGTTTGGAGCTCCTATTCTAATCACTACATGGCAATCATTAAATAAAGAAGCTACATTACAAAGAGTTAAAGAAGATAAATACTCACAGATCATTTGTGATGAGATGCATAAAGCTAGTGCAGATGTTTATTATGATGTTGTATCATCAATTCCAGCCATGTATAAACACGGTCTTACTGCGACACCATATAGAAATAATATCAAAAACGAACAAAGACTTTACGATTTAGTTGGAAATGAGATTGCAAGTGTAAATATACTAGATTTATATAAACATGGATTTTTAGTTCAACCAAATATAAAGTTTAAAAATACACATTATAAAATCAATATAGATCAAGAATATTTGAGATCATTGGATTTTAATATAAAACTAGGAATGCTTAAAAAAAATATTGATAAATCCAAAAAGAGAAAAGAGTTCATACTAAATGATATTAAAAGAGCTCTAGAGCTTGAAAGACGTGAGTCTAATTCTAATCAATCTGTAATTTTAATGAATACCTTAGAGCTAGGACAAATGTTAAAAGAAGAGTTATCTGCTGATTATAATGTATTATATATTGATGCAAATACAAAAGCAAAAGAAAGAAATGAAATATTTTCTGATTTAACAGAGAATAAAATCACGGATTATGTTCTAATAGGAACTTCTAAACTTCTAGGAGAAGGTACAGATATTCCCTCTATTAAAAATGTATTTTGTGCAAGTCCTGCTTATCCTCCTTTTGAAGATACAGCACGTTTACAACAAATCATAGGAAGAGCTATGAGACCATTCCCAAATAAGAATTCTGCAAATATAATTATCTACAATGATGAAACAACAGGCTGGATAAATAAAAAGAAAAATGAAGTTTTAGATATTGTTATTAATAAGGTTAAGCCTATTATAAATCATTCCAAATAG
- the ccoN gene encoding cytochrome-c oxidase, cbb3-type subunit I has protein sequence MQKSVHVEYDYSVAKAFAVVAILFGIIGMSLGVVLAFQLAFPELSNLAGEYGTFGRLRPIHTNGVTFGFTLSGVFAGWYYISQRVLKVSLKESPFLMAIAKLHFVLYFITIILAVVTLFMGITTSKEYAELEWPLDVLVVVWWVLWGISIFGLIGIRRERTLYISLWYFIATFLAIAMLYLFNNMEVPTALVSGYGSWIHSVSMYSGTNDAIVQWWYGHNAVAFVFTVPIIALNYYFLPKESGQNVYSYKLSILAFWGLLFVYLWAGGHHLIYSTVPDWMQTMGSVMSVVLILPSWGSAINMLLTMKGEWQQLQTNTLIKFMVLASTFYMLSTIEGPIQAIKSVNAIAHFTDWIPGHVHDGVLGWVVFMIMAALFHMVPRMYKREIYSKSLMDTQFWLQTTGIVLYFTSMWIAGITQGMMWRAYDEYGSLVYSFIDTVIVLKPYYTIRAVGGLLYLVGFFMFAYNIYKTIKCGRVLDKEPVNATPVAA, from the coding sequence ATGCAAAAGAGCGTTCACGTTGAGTATGATTACTCAGTTGCAAAAGCCTTTGCTGTAGTAGCTATTTTATTTGGTATTATCGGTATGTCTTTGGGTGTTGTATTAGCATTTCAGTTGGCATTTCCAGAGCTTAGTAATTTAGCTGGTGAATATGGTACTTTCGGTAGATTAAGACCAATTCATACAAATGGGGTAACATTTGGATTTACACTTAGTGGGGTTTTTGCGGGTTGGTATTATATCTCGCAGAGAGTTTTAAAAGTTTCTTTAAAAGAATCACCATTTTTAATGGCAATTGCAAAACTACATTTTGTTTTATACTTTATTACAATTATATTAGCTGTAGTTACTCTTTTCATGGGTATTACAACTTCGAAAGAATATGCTGAACTAGAATGGCCATTAGATGTTTTAGTAGTTGTTTGGTGGGTTTTATGGGGAATCTCAATTTTTGGTTTAATCGGAATTAGAAGAGAGAGAACATTATATATTTCTTTATGGTACTTCATTGCTACATTCTTAGCAATTGCTATGTTATATTTATTTAATAATATGGAAGTTCCTACTGCTTTAGTTTCTGGTTATGGTTCATGGATTCACTCTGTTTCTATGTATTCTGGAACAAATGACGCAATTGTACAGTGGTGGTACGGTCATAATGCCGTAGCCTTTGTATTTACTGTGCCTATTATTGCTTTGAATTACTACTTTTTACCAAAAGAATCAGGACAAAATGTTTATTCATACAAGTTATCGATATTAGCATTCTGGGGATTGTTATTCGTTTACCTTTGGGCAGGTGGACATCACCTTATTTACTCAACAGTACCAGACTGGATGCAAACAATGGGTTCTGTAATGTCAGTTGTATTAATTTTACCATCATGGGGATCAGCTATTAATATGCTTTTAACTATGAAAGGTGAGTGGCAACAATTACAAACAAACACATTAATTAAATTCATGGTATTAGCTTCAACTTTCTATATGTTATCAACTATTGAAGGACCAATTCAAGCAATTAAATCAGTAAATGCTATTGCGCACTTTACAGATTGGATTCCTGGACACGTTCACGATGGTGTACTTGGATGGGTTGTATTTATGATTATGGCTGCATTATTCCATATGGTTCCAAGAATGTATAAAAGAGAAATATACTCTAAATCATTAATGGATACTCAATTCTGGTTACAAACTACAGGTATCGTTTTATACTTTACATCTATGTGGATTGCAGGAATTACTCAAGGTATGATGTGGAGAGCTTACGATGAATATGGTTCATTAGTATACTCATTTATTGATACAGTTATTGTATTAAAACCATACTATACTATTAGAGCTGTTGGTGGATTATTATATCTAGTTGGATTCTTTATGTTCGCATACAACATTTACAAAACTATTAAATGTGGTAGAGTACTTGACAAAGAACCAGTTAATGCAACTCCAGTAGCTGCGTAA
- a CDS encoding type II toxin-antitoxin system RelE/ParE family toxin, translated as MIIEYSDSFLKEAKKLSKKFKLLKPDLKQAVDEIETKNDLGVYLGFNLFKKRVKNSSIPTGKSGGFRIIIYKQIENKIVLISIYSKTEKENLSDDELTDILKKHIDIKK; from the coding sequence GTGATTATTGAATATAGTGACAGTTTTCTCAAAGAAGCTAAAAAACTATCAAAAAAATTCAAACTTTTAAAACCTGATTTAAAACAAGCAGTTGATGAAATTGAAACAAAAAATGATTTAGGTGTTTATTTAGGTTTTAATCTATTCAAAAAAAGAGTAAAAAACTCATCAATACCAACAGGTAAAAGTGGTGGTTTTAGAATAATCATTTATAAACAAATTGAAAATAAAATTGTTTTAATATCAATTTACTCAAAAACTGAAAAAGAAAATTTAAGTGACGATGAACTTACAGATATTTTAAAAAAACATATTGATATTAAGAAATAA
- a CDS encoding type II toxin-antitoxin system Phd/YefM family antitoxin, producing the protein MVTYSTNELISSSELAKKFGTYLSQIKDNTVDKLAVLKNNKVEAVIISKDEYEAMKEALKEVEAKKILKSIDAGLKDVEEGKTNSIDKLWDEL; encoded by the coding sequence ATGGTAACTTATTCAACAAATGAACTTATATCATCATCTGAACTTGCAAAAAAATTTGGTACATATCTATCTCAAATCAAAGATAATACAGTAGATAAATTAGCTGTACTTAAAAACAACAAAGTAGAAGCAGTTATTATCTCAAAAGATGAGTATGAAGCTATGAAAGAAGCCCTAAAAGAAGTAGAAGCAAAAAAGATTTTGAAATCTATTGATGCTGGATTAAAAGATGTAGAAGAGGGTAAAACTAATTCTATTGATAAATTATGGGATGAATTGTGA